The following coding sequences are from one Stigmatopora nigra isolate UIUO_SnigA chromosome 10, RoL_Snig_1.1, whole genome shotgun sequence window:
- the LOC144202892 gene encoding poly(rC)-binding protein 2-like isoform X4, with translation MDSGVIEGGLNVTLTIRLLMHGKEVGSIIGKKGESVKKMREESGARINISEGNCPERIITLAGPTTAIFKAFSMIIEKLEEDISSSMTNSTATGKPPVTLRIVVPASQCGSLIGKGGCKIKEIRESTNAQVQVAGDMLPNSTERAISIAGPSQSIIECVKQICVVMLESPPKGVTIPYRPKPSGSPVIFAGGQAYAVQGQHGIPQPDLTKLHQLAMQQSPFPIAHSNQGFTGIDASAQTSSNEMKIPNELIGCIIGRQGAKINEIRQMSGAQIKIANPVDGSTDRQVTITGSPASISLAEYLINARLSSEATGLAAN, from the exons AAAGGCGAATCTGTAAAGAAGATGAGAGAAGAG AGCGGGGCACGCATCAACATCTCCGAGGGCAACTGTCCCGAGAGGATCATCACTCTGGCGGGGCCCACCACGGCCATCTTCAAAGCCTTCTCTATGATTATTGAAAAACTGGAAGAG GATATCAGCAGCTCAATGACCAACAGCACAGCCACCGGCAAGCCCCCGGTCACCCTTCGCATCGTGGTGCCCGCCAGCCAGTGCGGCTCACTCATTGGCAAAGGCGGTTGCAAGATTAAGGAAATCCGAGAG tcaaCCAATGCTCAGGTCCAAGTGGCGGGCGACATGCTGCCCAATTCCACGGAACGCGCCATCAGCATCGCTGGGCCATCCCAGTCTATCATTGAGTGCGTTAAGCAAATCTGCGTGGTCATGCTTGAG TCCCCCCCGAAAGGCGTCACGATTCCCTACAGACCCAAGCCTTCGGGATCCCCCGTCATCTTTGCAGGCGGACAG gcataTGCCGTGCAAGGACAACACGGCATTCCACAGCCAGAT CTCACCAAGCTTCACCAACTGGCTATGCAGCAGAGCCCCTTCCCCATTGCTCACAGCAACCAGGGATTCACCG ggATTGACGCTTCGGCTCAGACCAGTTCCAATGAgatgaaaattccaaatgag CTCATCGGTTGCATCATCGGGCGCCAAGGGGCGAAGATCAACGAGATCAGACAAATGTCAGGCGCCCAGATCAAGATCGCCAACCCGGTGGACGGCTCCACTGACCGACAGGTGACCATCACGGGCTCGCCTGCCAGCATCAGTTTGGCGGAGTACCTTATCAACGCCAG GCTTTCCTCGGAGGCCACCGGATTGGCCGCCAACTGA
- the LOC144202892 gene encoding poly(rC)-binding protein 2-like isoform X3 — translation MDSGVIEGGLNVTLTIRLLMHGKEVGSIIGKKGESVKKMREESGARINISEGNCPERIITLAGPTTAIFKAFSMIIEKLEEDISSSMTNSTATGKPPVTLRIVVPASQCGSLIGKGGCKIKEIRESTNAQVQVAGDMLPNSTERAISIAGPSQSIIECVKQICVVMLESPPKGVTIPYRPKPSGSPVIFAGGQAYAVQGQHGIPQPDSSSAAISPQLTKLHQLAMQQSPFPIAHSNQGFTGIDASAQTSSNEMKIPNELIGCIIGRQGAKINEIRQMSGAQIKIANPVDGSTDRQVTITGSPASISLAEYLINARLSSEATGLAAN, via the exons AAAGGCGAATCTGTAAAGAAGATGAGAGAAGAG AGCGGGGCACGCATCAACATCTCCGAGGGCAACTGTCCCGAGAGGATCATCACTCTGGCGGGGCCCACCACGGCCATCTTCAAAGCCTTCTCTATGATTATTGAAAAACTGGAAGAG GATATCAGCAGCTCAATGACCAACAGCACAGCCACCGGCAAGCCCCCGGTCACCCTTCGCATCGTGGTGCCCGCCAGCCAGTGCGGCTCACTCATTGGCAAAGGCGGTTGCAAGATTAAGGAAATCCGAGAG tcaaCCAATGCTCAGGTCCAAGTGGCGGGCGACATGCTGCCCAATTCCACGGAACGCGCCATCAGCATCGCTGGGCCATCCCAGTCTATCATTGAGTGCGTTAAGCAAATCTGCGTGGTCATGCTTGAG TCCCCCCCGAAAGGCGTCACGATTCCCTACAGACCCAAGCCTTCGGGATCCCCCGTCATCTTTGCAGGCGGACAG gcataTGCCGTGCAAGGACAACACGGCATTCCACAGCCAGAT tcttcttctgctgctATCTCTCCACAGCTCACCAAGCTTCACCAACTGGCTATGCAGCAGAGCCCCTTCCCCATTGCTCACAGCAACCAGGGATTCACCG ggATTGACGCTTCGGCTCAGACCAGTTCCAATGAgatgaaaattccaaatgag CTCATCGGTTGCATCATCGGGCGCCAAGGGGCGAAGATCAACGAGATCAGACAAATGTCAGGCGCCCAGATCAAGATCGCCAACCCGGTGGACGGCTCCACTGACCGACAGGTGACCATCACGGGCTCGCCTGCCAGCATCAGTTTGGCGGAGTACCTTATCAACGCCAG GCTTTCCTCGGAGGCCACCGGATTGGCCGCCAACTGA
- the LOC144202892 gene encoding poly(rC)-binding protein 2-like isoform X2, which translates to MDSGVIEGGLNVTLTIRLLMHGKEVGSIIGKKGESVKKMREESGARINISEGNCPERIITLAGPTTAIFKAFSMIIEKLEEDISSSMTNSTATGKPPVTLRIVVPASQCGSLIGKGGCKIKEIRESTNAQVQVAGDMLPNSTERAISIAGPSQSIIECVKQICVVMLESPPKGVTIPYRPKPSGSPVIFAGGQAYAVQGQHGIPQPDLTKLHQLAMQQSPFPIAHSNQGFTGIDASAQTSSNEMKIPNELIGCIIGRQGAKINEIRQMSGAQIKIANPVDGSTDRQVTITGSPASISLAEYLINASVESSKPPPPPSSSSSSSCSSSKTDLISPCPSSTSSTTTTTTTTTAPTTSTSSASSSCVASIPLSLLAPGLPPPPPPTCCSSSSSSSSTTTATTTTTNSSSSSSSSSTSDPPPPACVSSLLTLKPLPLLALHVVSGAANPEAKMAPELGSKSKRRRLSPY; encoded by the exons AAAGGCGAATCTGTAAAGAAGATGAGAGAAGAG AGCGGGGCACGCATCAACATCTCCGAGGGCAACTGTCCCGAGAGGATCATCACTCTGGCGGGGCCCACCACGGCCATCTTCAAAGCCTTCTCTATGATTATTGAAAAACTGGAAGAG GATATCAGCAGCTCAATGACCAACAGCACAGCCACCGGCAAGCCCCCGGTCACCCTTCGCATCGTGGTGCCCGCCAGCCAGTGCGGCTCACTCATTGGCAAAGGCGGTTGCAAGATTAAGGAAATCCGAGAG tcaaCCAATGCTCAGGTCCAAGTGGCGGGCGACATGCTGCCCAATTCCACGGAACGCGCCATCAGCATCGCTGGGCCATCCCAGTCTATCATTGAGTGCGTTAAGCAAATCTGCGTGGTCATGCTTGAG TCCCCCCCGAAAGGCGTCACGATTCCCTACAGACCCAAGCCTTCGGGATCCCCCGTCATCTTTGCAGGCGGACAG gcataTGCCGTGCAAGGACAACACGGCATTCCACAGCCAGAT CTCACCAAGCTTCACCAACTGGCTATGCAGCAGAGCCCCTTCCCCATTGCTCACAGCAACCAGGGATTCACCG ggATTGACGCTTCGGCTCAGACCAGTTCCAATGAgatgaaaattccaaatgag CTCATCGGTTGCATCATCGGGCGCCAAGGGGCGAAGATCAACGAGATCAGACAAATGTCAGGCGCCCAGATCAAGATCGCCAACCCGGTGGACGGCTCCACTGACCGACAGGTGACCATCACGGGCTCGCCTGCCAGCATCAGTTTGGCGGAGTACCTTATCAACGCCAG TGTAGAGTCCTCtaaacctcctcctcctccctcttcctcctcctcctcctcttgctcCTCCTCGAAAACCGATTTGATCAGCCCGTGCCCTTCCTCCAcctcttctactactactactactactaccaccactgctcCTACTACTAGCACCTCCTCCGCTTCCTCCTCCTGTGTGGCCTCCATCCCTCTGTCCTTGTTGGCTCCCgggcttcctcctcctcctcctcccacttgttgctcctcctcctcctcctcttcttccactACTACcgccaccactaccaccaccaactcctcctcttcctcctcctcctcctctacctccgacccccctccccccgccTGTGTGTCCAGTCTGCTCACACTCAAGCCCCTGCCCCTGCTGGCCCTCCATGTCGTGAGCGGGGCCGCCAACCCCGAGGCCAAAATGGCCCCCGAGCTGGGCTCCAAGTCCAAACGGCGACGCCTCTCCCCTTACTAA
- the LOC144202892 gene encoding poly(rC)-binding protein 2-like isoform X1 produces the protein MDSGVIEGGLNVTLTIRLLMHGKEVGSIIGKKGESVKKMREESGARINISEGNCPERIITLAGPTTAIFKAFSMIIEKLEEDISSSMTNSTATGKPPVTLRIVVPASQCGSLIGKGGCKIKEIRESTNAQVQVAGDMLPNSTERAISIAGPSQSIIECVKQICVVMLESPPKGVTIPYRPKPSGSPVIFAGGQAYAVQGQHGIPQPDSSSAAISPQLTKLHQLAMQQSPFPIAHSNQGFTGIDASAQTSSNEMKIPNELIGCIIGRQGAKINEIRQMSGAQIKIANPVDGSTDRQVTITGSPASISLAEYLINASVESSKPPPPPSSSSSSSCSSSKTDLISPCPSSTSSTTTTTTTTTAPTTSTSSASSSCVASIPLSLLAPGLPPPPPPTCCSSSSSSSSTTTATTTTTNSSSSSSSSSTSDPPPPACVSSLLTLKPLPLLALHVVSGAANPEAKMAPELGSKSKRRRLSPY, from the exons AAAGGCGAATCTGTAAAGAAGATGAGAGAAGAG AGCGGGGCACGCATCAACATCTCCGAGGGCAACTGTCCCGAGAGGATCATCACTCTGGCGGGGCCCACCACGGCCATCTTCAAAGCCTTCTCTATGATTATTGAAAAACTGGAAGAG GATATCAGCAGCTCAATGACCAACAGCACAGCCACCGGCAAGCCCCCGGTCACCCTTCGCATCGTGGTGCCCGCCAGCCAGTGCGGCTCACTCATTGGCAAAGGCGGTTGCAAGATTAAGGAAATCCGAGAG tcaaCCAATGCTCAGGTCCAAGTGGCGGGCGACATGCTGCCCAATTCCACGGAACGCGCCATCAGCATCGCTGGGCCATCCCAGTCTATCATTGAGTGCGTTAAGCAAATCTGCGTGGTCATGCTTGAG TCCCCCCCGAAAGGCGTCACGATTCCCTACAGACCCAAGCCTTCGGGATCCCCCGTCATCTTTGCAGGCGGACAG gcataTGCCGTGCAAGGACAACACGGCATTCCACAGCCAGAT tcttcttctgctgctATCTCTCCACAGCTCACCAAGCTTCACCAACTGGCTATGCAGCAGAGCCCCTTCCCCATTGCTCACAGCAACCAGGGATTCACCG ggATTGACGCTTCGGCTCAGACCAGTTCCAATGAgatgaaaattccaaatgag CTCATCGGTTGCATCATCGGGCGCCAAGGGGCGAAGATCAACGAGATCAGACAAATGTCAGGCGCCCAGATCAAGATCGCCAACCCGGTGGACGGCTCCACTGACCGACAGGTGACCATCACGGGCTCGCCTGCCAGCATCAGTTTGGCGGAGTACCTTATCAACGCCAG TGTAGAGTCCTCtaaacctcctcctcctccctcttcctcctcctcctcctcttgctcCTCCTCGAAAACCGATTTGATCAGCCCGTGCCCTTCCTCCAcctcttctactactactactactactaccaccactgctcCTACTACTAGCACCTCCTCCGCTTCCTCCTCCTGTGTGGCCTCCATCCCTCTGTCCTTGTTGGCTCCCgggcttcctcctcctcctcctcccacttgttgctcctcctcctcctcctcttcttccactACTACcgccaccactaccaccaccaactcctcctcttcctcctcctcctcctctacctccgacccccctccccccgccTGTGTGTCCAGTCTGCTCACACTCAAGCCCCTGCCCCTGCTGGCCCTCCATGTCGTGAGCGGGGCCGCCAACCCCGAGGCCAAAATGGCCCCCGAGCTGGGCTCCAAGTCCAAACGGCGACGCCTCTCCCCTTACTAA